A single region of the Devosia sp. FJ2-5-3 genome encodes:
- a CDS encoding phosphoribosyl-ATP pyrophosphohydrolase, which yields MSRSLSELTALVAEVSDLYAARNDIARDDDWFVLKVQEELGELVSEYLRTTARGRLKGDDPATIRQKLEDETADLLASVLLFARHNRVDLDAALERKWLRHLLPAAER from the coding sequence ATGAGCCGCTCCCTGTCCGAACTCACCGCCCTTGTGGCCGAAGTTTCGGACCTCTATGCCGCGCGCAATGACATCGCCCGCGACGACGACTGGTTTGTGCTAAAAGTCCAGGAAGAGCTTGGCGAGCTGGTTTCGGAATATCTCAGGACCACCGCTCGCGGCCGCCTGAAGGGCGACGACCCCGCCACCATCAGGCAAAAGCTCGAGGACGAAACCGCCGATCTCCTGGCCAGCGTGCTGCTGTTTGCCCGCCATAACCGGGTCGATCTCGACGCTGCGCTCGAGCGCAAATGGCTCCGGCATCTGCTCCCCGCCGCCGAGCGCTGA